The DNA segment AATGAATCCTCGGTAGGTTTACAACTCGTTTCATTTCTCACTTGAATTGTTTCAATCGGTTATGCTGCAATATTTAGACACATGTTTTGTCTCTCTGTATCTGCAGTCATGGTCTCACATTGGGCCAGATGTGTCTCTGGGGCCACTGTGTTCCGCTGACTCTTCAGCGTTTTACTCGAGTTTACCACAGCGCCACGGAAAAGGTACAACATTATTAgcttttttgtgagtttgaaatgtaataattcaATATGTGTGGGATAGTATATGctaacattaaaaatatgttCTGGATCGAAAAAagttaaatcactttttttacaGTAGACATTAGATATTACCGTACTCCTAAAACAGACTGTTCAGCTTTTTCACGGTTCACAGTTTTCAACAAAGTTGAGTTCTTCATAATACAGAAGTGCTGAATGCATCGTGtattcctcttcctcattaggcCGTAAGAAGTTACGCTTATATGAATATTTGCACGAGGCTCTTCACGATGACAACATGGGCGACTCCATCCAATGGACGGACCGAGGAAGCGGGATCTTCCACTTCATctccaaaaataaagaaaaactggcCGAATGCTGGGGTCAGCGCAAGGGCAACCGCAAGACCATGACCTACCAGAAAATGGCACGCGCTCTCCGCAACTACAGCCGCACGGGTGAGATTGTCAAAGTGCGTCGCAAGCTCACCTATCAGTTTAACCCAGCTATACTGCAGCGATTGAGTTCACTGTCAGGCTACAGCTCGGGCCCTTCGTCCAGAGACATGGCCCTTCATCAGCAAGGCTCTGCTGAGCACGTCTACTACAGCTCTCCTCTACAGGACTGTCATTACTGGTACGGCCAATGCTCTTACCAGGCCGAGTACGATCTTGCTACTGTGCTGACAATGCACGAGGAGCCCAAAATTGGCGTTTCAGCTCAGTGATTCTCAAAAGAGCCCTTTTCTGTCATGCCATgaattctgacatttctgtccTTTACATGGGAGATTCTTGCAAATAAACTTTGACATcgcaaaaatgtacaaaattaccCACAGTGCTTTAGAAATGAGTGGATGCATGTAAATAgttaaaagtttgtttgtttgtttgtttttgaaagaaattaagacttctgtcagtaaggatgcatttaattgataaaaaaaaaagacagcaaagattttcattgttttacaaaagatttctatatcaaatacatttttttttatataaatatcacaaaaaaatctgcattgacattgcaggaataaattacaattgaaaataaattaaaacagaaaagttaatttacattctaaattgaaataatatttcaaaaaaaatatatattttatctttttttttttttggggggatcaaataaatgcaaccttgatgagcataagagacttctttaaaaaaaaaaaatggaccccaagcttttgaaccaCTGTGTATATGTACAGTGGCcctaaaaagtatttggacactcaAAATATGTTAACTAttgtatgaaaaaatataaaaccaaataaCCCTTCTTTAAAATGACAGTAGAGCGAgcacttttttaaacaaaacattcaatcaatagtttttaaataataataaaaaaaaaaggttcataaaatatttttttgtgttcctgtggctcaagggGTTGGTGGgggtgggttcgattcccaggggaaaatatgttagtctgaatgcactgtaagtcgctttggaaaaaagcgtctgctaaatgcgtacatttatttaatttattttgatattttgtatgCAATTAAATAACGTTATTATTATGTAAGTGTCTTATATCTACTTTTTGGAATCACTCTACTGTTTGTTATAAGTCTGTCTTCATATTTACTTGTTTACATAAGATCATTTGTTTTATCACTCAAATAAAGTTTCCTTGTCTTGAAAAAAATCCCAGTCAATTTGTTTGTTAAACTCTCCAATGTAAAACACATACGCTTGAAGCCGCTGTATAAACTTTTGCGCTGATTTCTTTGCAAATGCACTGGGCCGAGCTTATCTAATTCACAGAGAAAGGATTGTTTGTGAGGGCTTTCTGTGTCATATTACAAACCGATCTCAAATCATCTTCCTCTTTGAAAGATAGCGATCAGACTCTAATGCAGTGCTGCTGTATAATTTTCATACTGGACAATAAACACTGGAGTCA comes from the Carassius auratus strain Wakin chromosome 4, ASM336829v1, whole genome shotgun sequence genome and includes:
- the spic gene encoding transcription factor Spi-C is translated as MGSLDNDINQDFQDAIDVIQRHSQIRHCDNENKYYENLGSQQSSVRHAISYYQFTPHFEPPGPVFDWNESSSWSHIGPDVSLGPLCSADSSAFYSSLPQRHGKGRKKLRLYEYLHEALHDDNMGDSIQWTDRGSGIFHFISKNKEKLAECWGQRKGNRKTMTYQKMARALRNYSRTGEIVKVRRKLTYQFNPAILQRLSSLSGYSSGPSSRDMALHQQGSAEHVYYSSPLQDCHYWYGQCSYQAEYDLATVLTMHEEPKIGVSAQ